One part of the Thermodesulfobacteriota bacterium genome encodes these proteins:
- the rpsS gene encoding 30S ribosomal protein S19, translating into MARSNKKGPYVDSKLLKKIQAAKTSGDQRIIKTWSRDSMIIPDMIGLTFAVYNGKKFIPVYITEYMVGHKLGEFSPTRTFTGHGGGDKKAKLEKTTG; encoded by the coding sequence ATGGCAAGGTCGAATAAAAAAGGCCCTTATGTAGACTCAAAACTGCTCAAGAAAATTCAAGCAGCGAAGACTTCAGGAGACCAGCGTATCATCAAAACCTGGTCCCGGGATTCGATGATTATTCCAGACATGATAGGTCTTACCTTTGCCGTTTATAACGGGAAGAAGTTTATTCCGGTATACATAACCGAATACATGGTGGGTCATAAGTTAGGAGAGTTTTCTCCCACGCGCACCTTTACCGGGCATGGCGGAGGAGATAAGAAGGCAAAACTTGAAAAAACCACAGGTTAA